In one Deinococcus humi genomic region, the following are encoded:
- a CDS encoding DUF3006 family protein, with product MKKEAHHPHALPEHVAELPVAEGQTGEGQPPEHWTVDGIEDSPQGPLARLERGDGMTFDLPLRMLPEGLREGDLLGVHDGPDGVTVRLLLAETMERHETAQAQLDALNSAESEVQDEDGEITV from the coding sequence GTGAAGAAAGAGGCGCATCACCCTCACGCCCTGCCCGAGCACGTCGCGGAGCTTCCGGTGGCGGAAGGCCAGACGGGAGAAGGTCAGCCCCCCGAACACTGGACCGTAGACGGCATCGAAGACAGCCCGCAGGGGCCGCTGGCCCGGCTGGAACGGGGGGACGGCATGACGTTCGATCTGCCGCTGCGGATGCTGCCGGAAGGTCTGCGCGAGGGTGATCTGCTGGGTGTGCACGACGGGCCCGACGGCGTGACGGTTCGCCTTCTGCTCGCCGAGACCATGGAGCGTCACGAGACCGCGCAGGCACAGCTGGACGCCCTCAACAGCGCTGAATCTGAGGTGCAGGACGAGGACGGAGAGATCACGGTATGA